A genomic region of Coleofasciculus sp. FACHB-1120 contains the following coding sequences:
- a CDS encoding DUF4385 domain-containing protein, whose amino-acid sequence MPFDYTLDFKAIDFRTSPELYRVGKGEQGVLLVEPYKSEILPYWRFKTPEIARESSEKIYQMFLDYLVQDDFVGADMARKFLQMGYTRSRRYANHKSGRKFKSNPQKETSKEAQLTARKEILPNEIDPVKAESAAIFKEKWTQAKMNEKYLQLLAKHKQMYEQG is encoded by the coding sequence ATGCCCTTTGATTACACTTTAGACTTTAAAGCAATCGATTTTCGTACTTCTCCGGAACTTTATCGAGTAGGCAAGGGTGAGCAGGGAGTGCTTTTGGTTGAACCCTACAAATCGGAAATCCTTCCTTACTGGCGCTTCAAAACCCCGGAAATTGCTAGAGAATCTAGCGAAAAAATCTACCAGATGTTTCTCGATTACCTTGTCCAAGATGATTTTGTCGGCGCGGATATGGCGCGGAAATTTTTACAAATGGGTTATACGCGATCCCGCAGATACGCCAATCATAAAAGCGGCAGAAAATTTAAGTCCAATCCTCAAAAAGAAACTTCTAAAGAAGCTCAGCTTACAGCCAGGAAAGAGATTTTACCCAATGAAATAGATCCGGTGAAAGCTGAATCAGCAGCAATCTTCAAAGAAAAATGGACGCAAGCCAAGATGAATGAGAAATATTTACAGCTTTTAGCAAAGCATAAACAGATGTACGAGCAAGGATAA
- a CDS encoding PT domain-containing protein: protein MTQSNQPFDRHDENADRIPAQSSVPPGDPNDTNIDGADTGLAGANEDNAATEESHVQPSGTRKRVANAALAGATFGAVVSAAAAAFTGKTVGEGLKAIVEGAADIVIRGAAAGVQPTLEGAIDSLKGAAVAVQPVQPTIEDPWDTHKAAVAVQPPIEDASGTLNAAAAVVQPTVQPTVQPTVQPTIQPTIQPPIEDTRDTFKAAPEPVKPPVSLVDPVPESESLDPPPATGATGSIANDVMNSSALVQLLLNQVGSELAMSFYEQLPAVVLAEIQRLSTNPTPEEQQRIRDSWTKALEPIAIAIIQSGQLFKPGTLYPTNNYPTNNGHQKYTHSTGDKLN, encoded by the coding sequence ATGACACAGAGCAATCAGCCTTTTGATCGGCATGACGAAAATGCTGACCGGATTCCGGCACAGTCCAGCGTTCCGCCAGGAGACCCTAATGACACGAATATAGATGGCGCTGATACGGGGTTAGCAGGAGCGAATGAAGATAACGCAGCTACAGAAGAGTCCCATGTTCAGCCATCAGGCACCCGTAAGCGTGTCGCTAATGCGGCTTTAGCTGGAGCAACTTTTGGTGCTGTAGTCAGCGCGGCAGCTGCGGCGTTTACTGGTAAGACTGTAGGTGAGGGTCTTAAAGCGATTGTTGAAGGTGCCGCGGACATAGTCATAAGAGGTGCTGCTGCGGGTGTTCAACCGACTCTTGAAGGTGCAATAGATAGTCTGAAAGGCGCTGCGGTGGCTGTTCAACCTGTTCAACCGACTATTGAAGATCCCTGGGATACGCATAAAGCTGCGGTGGCTGTTCAACCTCCGATTGAAGATGCTAGCGGCACACTTAATGCTGCTGCTGCGGTTGTTCAACCTACTGTTCAACCTACTGTTCAACCTACTGTTCAACCTACAATCCAACCTACTATTCAACCTCCGATTGAAGATACCAGGGACACATTTAAAGCTGCTCCTGAGCCTGTTAAACCCCCAGTATCTCTTGTTGATCCTGTCCCCGAATCAGAATCATTAGATCCGCCCCCTGCTACTGGTGCAACGGGTAGTATTGCAAATGATGTCATGAACAGCTCTGCTTTAGTACAACTATTGCTGAATCAGGTGGGTAGTGAACTGGCGATGAGTTTCTACGAGCAGTTACCAGCAGTTGTCTTGGCTGAAATTCAACGCTTAAGTACCAACCCCACTCCGGAAGAGCAGCAGCGAATCAGAGACAGCTGGACAAAAGCTCTAGAACCCATCGCTATTGCGATTATTCAATCGGGACAATTATTCAAACCCGGCACTCTGTATCCAACAAACAATTATCCAACCAACAATGGGCATCAGAAGTATACTCATTCAACTGGAGACAAGTTGAATTAA
- a CDS encoding Tex family protein — MLNIPQLLAQELSLKPSQVQSALELFAEGSTIPFIARYRKERTGTMDEIQLRNLSERFTYLTELEERKAAILEAIASQGKLTDELKAKIESSVQKTELEDLYLPYKTKRRTRATIAREKGLEPLAEFIKSLNNRTAQPASLESEAAKYISEEKGVKTVEEALKGASDILAEAVSEKAEVRSHLRDYLMNEGVFVSRIKNDHPEGSTKFEMYRNFQASVKNIAPHNLLALLRGETEEVLNLELSFDEEVVLSYLESQEIQTKVPAVRDFYRGMLKDAFNRLMKASLISEVRADRKAYADVESIKTFESNLRELLLSSPGGMKPTLAIDPGFRTGCKVAVLDETGQFLEYQAVFPHQAAEQRLKAASTIKKLIEKYNIQLIAIGNGTAGRETDEFVAEILKTMDRKPIKVMVNESGASIYSASDVAIAEFPDLDITVRGAISIGRRLQDPLAELVKIDPKSIGVGQYQHDVDQKLLKTKLDDTVESCVNYVGVDLNTASKELLTFVSGMTPTVAKNIITYRNKQGAFKNRRELMKVPKLGPKAFEQAAGFLRIRAGENPLDNTAVHPESYGVVQAIAKDLNVPLEQITQVAEKLKSTNLKKYVTDTVGEPTLRDIISELEKPGRDPRAEFKYATFKEGVKEIRDLQIGMELEGIVTNVANFGAFVDIGVHQDGLVHISQLSDRFVDDPKQIVKVGQVVKVRVLEVNEQLKRISLSMKSAGEASGGSGVKKTSDRTPQKSPTLNDLKTKFGRKS, encoded by the coding sequence ATGCTGAACATTCCTCAACTACTGGCACAAGAGCTTTCCCTCAAACCTTCTCAGGTGCAAAGTGCGCTGGAACTTTTCGCTGAGGGGTCAACCATTCCCTTCATTGCTCGTTATCGGAAAGAGCGGACTGGCACAATGGATGAAATCCAGCTTCGCAACCTGTCGGAGCGATTTACATACTTGACGGAGCTGGAAGAGCGCAAGGCGGCGATTCTGGAAGCGATCGCATCCCAAGGTAAACTCACCGATGAGCTGAAAGCTAAAATCGAATCCTCTGTGCAAAAAACCGAACTAGAGGATCTTTACCTACCCTACAAAACGAAGCGGCGGACACGCGCCACCATCGCTAGGGAAAAAGGACTGGAACCCTTGGCAGAGTTTATCAAGTCGCTGAACAATCGCACTGCTCAGCCTGCATCTCTGGAGTCAGAGGCGGCAAAGTATATTTCTGAAGAAAAGGGAGTGAAGACGGTGGAGGAGGCGCTTAAAGGTGCTTCTGACATTCTGGCGGAGGCGGTGTCTGAAAAAGCTGAGGTGCGATCGCATCTACGCGACTATTTGATGAACGAAGGGGTATTCGTCTCGCGCATCAAAAACGATCACCCCGAAGGTTCCACCAAATTTGAGATGTACCGAAATTTCCAGGCTTCGGTGAAAAATATTGCGCCGCACAACTTACTCGCACTGCTGCGAGGGGAAACGGAGGAAGTGTTGAACTTAGAACTTTCCTTCGATGAAGAAGTTGTCCTGTCGTATTTGGAGTCGCAGGAAATTCAAACGAAAGTCCCGGCGGTGAGAGACTTTTATCGGGGAATGCTCAAAGATGCCTTCAACCGTTTGATGAAAGCTTCCCTGATTAGCGAAGTACGTGCTGATAGAAAAGCTTATGCAGATGTCGAGTCGATAAAGACATTTGAAAGCAATTTGCGGGAGTTGCTGCTGTCGAGTCCAGGAGGGATGAAGCCAACGCTGGCAATCGATCCGGGATTTCGGACTGGCTGCAAAGTTGCCGTTCTTGATGAGACGGGGCAATTTTTAGAATACCAGGCTGTCTTTCCCCATCAAGCAGCCGAGCAGCGATTGAAGGCTGCCAGCACTATCAAGAAATTGATTGAAAAGTACAATATTCAACTAATAGCCATCGGTAATGGCACCGCCGGACGAGAGACGGATGAGTTTGTTGCAGAAATTCTCAAGACGATGGATCGCAAACCGATTAAAGTCATGGTGAATGAGTCGGGAGCATCGATTTATTCTGCGAGTGATGTCGCGATCGCAGAATTTCCTGATCTGGATATTACCGTTCGCGGTGCGATCAGCATCGGTCGTCGCTTGCAAGATCCCTTAGCCGAACTCGTCAAAATTGACCCCAAATCGATTGGCGTCGGACAGTATCAACACGATGTCGATCAAAAATTACTGAAAACGAAGCTAGATGATACAGTCGAAAGTTGCGTCAACTATGTCGGCGTAGATTTAAACACCGCCTCGAAGGAACTTTTGACCTTTGTTTCTGGGATGACGCCAACGGTTGCCAAAAATATCATTACCTATCGCAACAAGCAGGGTGCATTCAAAAACCGCCGGGAACTGATGAAAGTGCCAAAATTAGGACCAAAAGCCTTTGAACAGGCGGCTGGTTTCTTGCGGATTCGTGCTGGCGAAAATCCTTTAGATAATACAGCTGTGCATCCTGAGAGTTATGGGGTTGTACAAGCGATCGCTAAAGATTTAAATGTGCCGTTGGAGCAAATTACGCAGGTTGCAGAAAAACTCAAGTCAACTAACTTGAAGAAATACGTCACCGATACCGTCGGCGAACCAACGCTGCGCGATATTATCAGCGAACTGGAAAAACCGGGAAGAGATCCCCGCGCCGAGTTTAAGTATGCCACTTTTAAGGAAGGAGTCAAAGAAATAAGGGATCTCCAAATTGGCATGGAACTGGAAGGGATTGTGACGAATGTTGCTAACTTTGGCGCGTTTGTGGATATCGGCGTTCACCAAGATGGTTTAGTGCATATTTCGCAACTCTCTGACCGATTTGTAGACGATCCAAAACAGATTGTCAAAGTCGGACAAGTCGTGAAGGTGCGAGTTCTAGAAGTCAACGAGCAGTTGAAACGCATTAGTTTGTCGATGAAATCAGCAGGCGAAGCGAGTGGCGGAAGTGGTGTGAAAAAAACAAGCGATCGCACGCCACAAAAATCACCCACACTAAATGATTTAAAAACGAAGTTTGGTCGGAAATCTTAA
- a CDS encoding aspartyl protease: MIQGEFDEIGQLFFEIDLISANGEVLPTIALLDTGSTEWLAINDQDLQGLGWSRLDGRDILTAMGETSLETYLGKVVLDGEEFTIEVVAGAAFRETLMGAPWLRQRQLVADFPAGLLTLGSS; encoded by the coding sequence ATGATCCAAGGTGAGTTTGATGAGATAGGTCAGCTATTTTTTGAAATTGATTTAATTTCTGCTAATGGCGAGGTTCTCCCGACGATAGCACTGCTGGATACAGGCTCAACTGAATGGCTGGCAATTAACGACCAGGATTTGCAAGGACTTGGTTGGAGTCGTTTGGATGGACGAGACATACTAACAGCAATGGGTGAAACCTCTCTTGAAACCTACTTAGGAAAAGTTGTATTGGATGGAGAGGAATTTACCATTGAAGTCGTTGCTGGAGCCGCATTTAGGGAAACTCTTATGGGTGCGCCTTGGTTAAGACAGCGGCAGCTAGTAGCGGATTTTCCAGCAGGATTATTGACGCTGGGGTCAAGTTAG
- a CDS encoding VOC family protein, which yields MLSSPQSVNAALSPGDLRRVHHIALNVHDLQASRHFYGDILGLYELTGEEVPTTLRSLVSSGKVTNFVTPDGTVLDLFWEPELPPPDNDPHRAFTRANHLAFDIDPQLFERAVEVLKQNQVPIDHGPVSRPTGRGIYFYDPDGFLIEIRCDPEETKKESL from the coding sequence ATGCTCTCTAGCCCCCAATCCGTCAACGCTGCCCTTTCCCCAGGCGATCTGCGTCGAGTCCACCACATTGCCTTGAATGTCCACGATCTGCAAGCTTCCCGGCACTTCTACGGGGATATCCTAGGTTTGTACGAACTGACGGGTGAAGAAGTGCCAACTACACTGCGATCGCTTGTATCATCAGGTAAAGTTACCAACTTCGTCACCCCCGATGGCACAGTCCTCGACTTGTTTTGGGAGCCGGAGTTGCCACCCCCAGACAATGACCCTCATCGCGCTTTTACCCGCGCCAATCACCTCGCCTTTGACATCGACCCGCAGTTGTTCGAGCGGGCAGTCGAGGTGCTAAAACAAAATCAAGTTCCCATCGATCATGGCCCTGTTAGCCGTCCCACCGGACGAGGCATTTACTTTTACGACCCAGATGGATTCCTGATTGAAATTCGCTGCGATCCAGAAGAAACTAAAAAGGAAAGTCTCTAA
- a CDS encoding class I SAM-dependent methyltransferase encodes MENLKKLRVAVIILVILGSFLLNPGDTSLANVIASDNAIYEERSNHSSEGIGKFYMGREIAKVMGHEGAFWLERPSREVEERPSKVVNALGLKPTDIVADIGAGTGYMSFRIAPLVPQGKVLAVDVQPEMLDIINFMKKEENITNVEPILATIKNPNLPIASVDLALMVDAYHEFEYPREVMEALVKALKPGGRVVLVEYRGENPFILIKALHKMTQKQVRKEMSAVGLQWVETKSFLPQQHLMIFQKLEG; translated from the coding sequence ATGGAAAATTTGAAAAAATTACGTGTAGCAGTGATTATTTTGGTAATTCTAGGCAGTTTCTTGCTCAATCCTGGTGACACGAGCCTAGCAAATGTAATAGCTTCTGATAACGCTATTTATGAGGAACGCAGCAACCACAGCTCGGAAGGCATTGGCAAGTTTTATATGGGTCGAGAAATCGCCAAAGTAATGGGACATGAGGGAGCATTTTGGCTGGAACGACCGAGTCGAGAAGTTGAGGAACGACCGTCTAAAGTGGTGAATGCCCTCGGCTTGAAACCCACTGATATTGTGGCAGATATCGGAGCCGGGACGGGATACATGAGCTTTCGCATTGCTCCCCTCGTGCCACAAGGGAAGGTGTTGGCGGTGGATGTTCAACCGGAGATGCTCGACATAATTAATTTCATGAAAAAAGAGGAAAATATTACGAATGTCGAGCCGATTTTAGCTACGATTAAAAACCCAAATTTGCCGATAGCAAGTGTTGATTTAGCGTTAATGGTCGATGCTTATCACGAATTTGAGTATCCCAGAGAAGTGATGGAAGCACTTGTGAAGGCGCTTAAACCAGGTGGACGTGTCGTTTTAGTTGAGTATCGCGGTGAAAATCCATTTATTCTTATCAAAGCACTGCACAAAATGACTCAGAAACAAGTGCGTAAAGAAATGTCGGCGGTGGGTTTGCAATGGGTGGAAACGAAAAGCTTTTTACCTCAGCAGCATTTGATGATATTTCAGAAGCTGGAGGGATAA